In Miniphocaeibacter halophilus, the following proteins share a genomic window:
- a CDS encoding AEC family transporter, with amino-acid sequence MSLFIEIIKVIFPTFFLIGLGFLAGKYNVMSKSFVDEGNRLVFNVFMPLYMLTSIVNSKSLKNINLYVLLYVIIFYIFVFVIAMYLLNRTRRSRGVKATMLQGIVRPNMLLLGIALATNYYGKNIDISPLILLIAFLGPITNIFAVLGFEIYASVGKIKFSKIVINIIKNPLILGAILGLIINVCKIPISPIILEPLTDLGSLTTPLGLMFIGAGLILKKDRTMLTNVYLTCLGRNLLIPIFGVFIAVLLGFRGMDLFAIVISMSAPAAVSSYVLAVNYTGESQLASRIIMYTTIFSVFTLVVEFYLLTLKKLL; translated from the coding sequence ATGAGTTTATTTATTGAAATAATTAAAGTAATTTTTCCTACTTTTTTTCTAATAGGTTTAGGGTTTTTAGCAGGCAAGTATAATGTAATGTCAAAAAGTTTCGTAGATGAAGGAAATCGTTTAGTTTTTAATGTTTTCATGCCTCTATATATGTTAACTAGTATAGTTAATTCGAAATCCTTAAAAAACATTAATTTATATGTACTTTTATACGTAATAATATTTTATATTTTTGTTTTTGTAATAGCCATGTATTTATTAAATAGAACTAGGAGAAGCAGAGGTGTAAAAGCTACTATGCTTCAAGGAATTGTAAGACCAAATATGTTGCTTTTAGGAATAGCCTTAGCAACTAATTACTACGGTAAAAACATAGATATAAGTCCACTAATATTACTAATAGCATTTCTAGGACCAATTACCAATATTTTTGCAGTGTTAGGATTTGAAATTTATGCCAGTGTAGGAAAAATAAAATTTTCTAAAATAGTTATAAATATTATAAAAAATCCGTTGATTCTAGGTGCAATTCTAGGCTTGATAATTAATGTTTGTAAAATACCAATTTCTCCAATAATATTGGAACCGTTAACGGACTTAGGGTCCTTAACTACACCTTTAGGACTAATGTTTATTGGTGCAGGATTAATTTTGAAAAAGGATAGAACCATGTTAACAAATGTTTATCTTACTTGTTTAGGAAGAAATTTACTAATTCCGATATTTGGAGTTTTTATTGCGGTTCTTCTAGGATTTAGAGGAATGGATTTATTTGCAATAGTAATTTCCATGTCAGCACCGGCTGCGGTTTCAAGTTATGTTTTAGCTGTAAACTATACTGGTGAATCACAGTTAGCATCGAGAATAATAATGTATACTACTATTTTTAGTGTATTTACATTAGTAGTTGAATTTTATTTATTAACTTTAAAAAAATTGTTGTAG
- a CDS encoding HpcH/HpaI aldolase/citrate lyase family protein, translated as MSNRTFLFMPGNNPSMILNSDVLGSDVVILDLEDSVSLDEKDSARILVREALKSLPFINSKVTVRINPTDSPYWRKDLEEIIPMNPYGIVIPKANKKSIIWIEKEINNISKFNTENNIYFYLLIEKPSDLIHIKEIVESSNRIKGILLGAEDYCSYMGIKRTKDSKEIEYARFVIATTAKAYNLECVDTPFTDVDDLDGLKVDTEFAKAVGFSGKLSINPKHIDLINEIFSPSLEEIEYAKAIVEADKNAKEKGIGVFSFNGKMVDLPVVRRAEMIIDSAKKWSLL; from the coding sequence ATGAGTAATAGAACATTTTTATTTATGCCTGGAAATAACCCTTCAATGATATTGAATTCGGATGTACTGGGATCTGATGTAGTTATTTTGGATTTAGAGGATTCTGTATCGTTAGATGAAAAAGATTCAGCGAGAATTTTAGTTAGAGAAGCTTTAAAATCTTTGCCTTTTATTAATTCGAAAGTTACTGTTAGGATTAATCCAACAGATAGTCCATATTGGAGAAAGGATTTAGAAGAAATAATACCAATGAATCCTTATGGAATAGTTATACCTAAAGCAAATAAAAAATCTATAATATGGATAGAAAAGGAAATTAATAACATTTCAAAATTTAATACTGAAAATAATATATATTTTTATCTTTTAATTGAAAAGCCTTCAGATTTAATTCACATTAAGGAAATTGTTGAATCTTCAAACAGGATAAAAGGTATATTGTTAGGAGCAGAGGATTATTGTAGTTATATGGGGATAAAGAGGACTAAAGATTCTAAAGAAATTGAGTATGCAAGATTTGTAATTGCAACTACTGCAAAAGCCTATAATCTAGAATGTGTAGATACTCCATTTACAGATGTTGATGATTTAGATGGACTTAAAGTAGATACAGAGTTTGCAAAGGCAGTAGGATTTTCAGGAAAGTTGTCAATTAATCCTAAACATATTGATTTAATCAATGAAATATTTAGTCCAAGTCTTGAAGAAATTGAATATGCAAAAGCTATAGTTGAAGCAGATAAAAATGCAAAAGAAAAGGGAATTGGTGTATTCAGTTTTAATGGTAAAATGGTTGATTTACCAGTAGTGAGAAGGGCAGAAATGATTATTGATTCTGCAAAAAAATGGAGCTTATTATAA
- a CDS encoding NAD-dependent protein deacylase: protein MNNIERLKEAVKKSNNIVFFGGAGVSTASGIPDFRSATGLYNQKNDSNFSPEYMLSHEFFANHPKDFMKYVKENLIYEDAKPNAAHIGLAKLEKMGKLKGVVTQNIDSLHQMAGSENVVEIHGNLRDFYCTNCGHEYSLEEVKNNNYSIECSACKNGIVRPDVVLYGESLKERNIINAIKLIGEAEILIVGGTSLKVYPAASFIQYYKGNNLVLINKEKTDYDHIADYVYYDDVGNIISYLADI, encoded by the coding sequence ATGAACAATATAGAGAGATTAAAGGAAGCTGTTAAAAAAAGTAATAATATTGTATTTTTTGGAGGAGCTGGAGTTTCGACAGCATCAGGTATACCGGACTTTCGTTCTGCAACTGGTCTTTATAACCAAAAAAATGATTCTAATTTTAGTCCAGAGTATATGCTTAGCCATGAGTTTTTTGCAAATCACCCTAAAGATTTTATGAAATATGTTAAGGAAAATCTAATTTATGAAGATGCTAAGCCAAATGCTGCCCATATTGGTCTTGCTAAATTAGAAAAAATGGGTAAATTAAAAGGAGTTGTTACACAAAACATAGATTCATTACATCAAATGGCAGGTAGTGAAAATGTAGTTGAAATTCATGGAAACTTAAGGGATTTTTACTGTACAAATTGTGGACATGAATATAGCTTAGAAGAAGTTAAAAATAATAATTATAGTATTGAGTGTAGTGCATGTAAAAATGGTATTGTAAGACCGGATGTAGTTTTATATGGTGAAAGTTTAAAGGAAAGAAATATTATAAATGCTATAAAATTAATAGGTGAAGCGGAAATACTTATAGTAGGGGGGACTTCCTTAAAGGTGTATCCTGCAGCTAGTTTTATTCAGTATTATAAAGGTAATAATCTAGTTTTAATAAATAAAGAAAAAACCGACTACGACCATATAGCTGACTATGTATATTATGATGATGTAGGAAATATAATTTCCTATTTAGCCGATATCTAG
- a CDS encoding MetQ/NlpA family ABC transporter substrate-binding protein has product MKKKILAILLAVSMLVVVGCSSKDKENGTTETTGAATTSEEKLEKIKVGATATPHGEILEALKEDFKAEGLEVEVVDFDDYVMPNIALDSGDIDANFFQHKQYLEQENDEKGYDFVVAGEIHVEPMGFYSTKYKSLDELPEGAEILIPDDPTNGGRALLLLEKNGLIKLDDSTNLSATKENVAENPKNLKFTALQAVNIPSAYVDVDGAVINSNYALTVDLNPLKDSIVTEGNDSPYVNIVAVKSENKDNENIKKLVKVMTSEKCKKFIEEKYEGAVVPAF; this is encoded by the coding sequence ATGAAGAAAAAAATATTAGCAATTTTGTTAGCAGTTTCAATGTTAGTAGTTGTTGGCTGTAGTTCTAAGGACAAGGAAAATGGCACTACAGAAACAACAGGTGCAGCAACAACTAGTGAAGAGAAGTTAGAAAAAATCAAAGTAGGTGCAACAGCAACACCTCATGGAGAAATATTGGAAGCGTTAAAAGAGGATTTTAAGGCTGAAGGATTAGAAGTTGAGGTAGTAGATTTTGATGATTATGTAATGCCAAACATTGCCTTAGACAGTGGCGATATTGATGCCAACTTCTTTCAACATAAACAATATTTAGAACAAGAAAATGACGAAAAAGGCTATGATTTTGTAGTTGCAGGAGAAATACATGTTGAGCCAATGGGATTTTATTCTACCAAGTATAAATCGTTAGATGAATTACCTGAAGGTGCAGAAATATTAATCCCAGATGATCCTACAAATGGTGGAAGAGCTTTATTACTATTAGAAAAAAATGGACTTATAAAACTGGATGACAGCACTAATTTAAGCGCTACAAAAGAAAATGTTGCTGAAAATCCTAAAAACTTAAAATTTACAGCCTTACAAGCAGTAAACATCCCAAGTGCTTATGTTGATGTTGATGGAGCCGTAATTAATTCCAATTATGCATTAACAGTGGATTTAAATCCATTAAAAGATAGTATTGTAACAGAAGGTAATGACTCACCTTATGTTAATATAGTTGCAGTAAAATCTGAAAATAAGGATAATGAAAATATTAAGAAACTTGTAAAGGTAATGACTTCAGAAAAATGTAAAAAATTCATAGAAGAAAAATATGAAGGAGCTGTAGTTCCTGCATTTTAA
- a CDS encoding methionine ABC transporter ATP-binding protein, giving the protein MIEVKNLVKEFKVGSNVFKAVNDVSFTVNQGEIFGIIGLSGAGKSTLVRCLNRLEEPTSGTIKIDGKIITSLNQKELLEERKDIGMIFQSFNLFDQKTVYKNIAYPLELLKMPKDKIEDRVNELLEFVDLMDKKNSYPAEISGGQKQRVAIARAIATEPKLLLSDEGTSALDPANTKQILELLKKVVKELNMTIVMITHQMEVAKDICDRIAVMENGKIIEENTVEELFRNPRHKRTLSFIENLKESDDEFLWNPEDFKGKLIRITYDDNTSKEPILSDIVKKFDSSINLIQGKINKVTDKSIGYMIVEVIGDYQELGRILDYLEEKNIKAEVL; this is encoded by the coding sequence ATGATAGAAGTAAAAAACCTTGTAAAGGAATTTAAAGTTGGCTCTAATGTATTTAAAGCCGTTAACGATGTTTCTTTTACAGTAAATCAAGGTGAAATATTTGGAATTATTGGTTTAAGTGGTGCTGGAAAATCTACTTTAGTAAGATGTTTAAATAGGTTAGAAGAACCTACATCAGGTACTATTAAAATAGATGGTAAGATAATTACATCATTAAACCAAAAAGAATTATTGGAAGAAAGAAAAGATATTGGAATGATTTTTCAATCCTTTAATCTTTTTGATCAAAAAACCGTTTATAAAAATATAGCCTATCCCTTGGAATTATTAAAAATGCCCAAGGATAAAATAGAAGATAGAGTTAATGAACTATTGGAGTTTGTTGACTTAATGGATAAGAAAAACTCCTATCCAGCAGAGATTTCAGGAGGACAAAAACAAAGGGTAGCTATTGCTAGAGCAATTGCAACAGAGCCAAAACTACTTTTAAGTGATGAAGGAACATCTGCCCTTGACCCTGCAAATACAAAACAAATATTGGAATTACTTAAAAAAGTAGTTAAAGAACTGAATATGACAATTGTTATGATTACTCATCAAATGGAAGTAGCTAAAGATATTTGTGATAGAATTGCCGTTATGGAAAATGGAAAAATAATAGAGGAAAATACAGTAGAGGAACTTTTTAGAAATCCTAGGCATAAAAGAACTTTATCATTTATTGAAAATCTTAAAGAGTCAGATGATGAATTTTTATGGAATCCAGAGGATTTTAAAGGAAAACTCATTAGAATAACCTATGATGACAACACATCTAAAGAACCTATTCTTAGTGATATTGTTAAGAAGTTTGACTCTTCTATAAATTTAATACAGGGAAAAATCAACAAAGTAACAGATAAATCCATAGGCTATATGATAGTAGAAGTAATTGGGGATTACCAGGAATTAGGTAGAATTTTAGACTATCTGGAAGAAAAGAATATAAAGGCGGAGGTGCTATAA
- the citF gene encoding citrate lyase subunit alpha, whose product MSKEIKEYGKEFTGAFKNVKYKDYKFKKNNKKPVFLESISQFKNLLNLKDGMTFSFHHHLRNGDYVLNMIMEYIHSLKIKDITIASSSFFPCHETIIKMMEDGTVKTLHGDYFSGPVAEAVSKGKCKQPVVITTHGGRPREIMENELPIDIAFIATPSVDKDGNGTGSQGPSNCGVLGYAIADSIMAKKVVLITDNIVSEINQKEIEFYNVDYVLKVDKIGDPKGIVSGTTQITKDPVGIKIAQKCAKVIENSGYYKEGFNFQTGAGGVSLAVAKELKEIMKRTGVKGGFASGGITDYLVEMLEEGYFKKLYDVQCFTVGATESIVKNKNHIKMTANEYANINNKNNIANKLDFVILGASEVDLNFNVNVTTGSDGVIIGGSGGHADTAAGAKVSIIVSKLVNSRRSVIVDRVRTISTPGETIDIIVTDRGIAINPKRTDLIENLSKIKSLDIVNIEELYRRAINLTGKPKKRKISDEVVAISKYRDGTILDLIYKV is encoded by the coding sequence ATGAGTAAAGAAATAAAAGAATATGGGAAAGAATTTACTGGTGCTTTTAAAAACGTAAAGTACAAAGACTATAAATTTAAAAAGAACAATAAAAAACCGGTATTTTTAGAGAGTATCTCCCAATTTAAAAATTTGTTAAATTTAAAAGATGGAATGACTTTCAGTTTTCATCATCATTTAAGAAATGGTGATTATGTTCTAAATATGATTATGGAGTATATACATAGTTTAAAAATCAAAGATATAACAATAGCATCTTCTTCATTTTTCCCTTGTCATGAAACCATAATAAAAATGATGGAAGATGGAACTGTAAAGACTTTACACGGTGATTATTTTTCAGGTCCAGTAGCAGAAGCTGTAAGCAAAGGAAAATGTAAACAGCCAGTAGTAATAACTACTCATGGTGGTAGGCCGAGAGAAATAATGGAAAATGAATTACCTATTGATATTGCTTTTATTGCGACGCCATCAGTAGACAAGGATGGAAATGGAACTGGTTCACAAGGACCTTCAAATTGTGGGGTTTTAGGCTATGCTATAGCAGATTCAATAATGGCTAAAAAAGTAGTTTTAATTACTGATAATATTGTAAGTGAAATTAATCAAAAAGAAATAGAGTTTTATAATGTCGATTATGTTTTAAAAGTAGATAAAATAGGTGATCCTAAAGGAATTGTCAGTGGGACAACACAAATTACTAAAGACCCAGTTGGTATAAAAATTGCTCAGAAATGTGCTAAAGTAATTGAAAATTCAGGATATTATAAAGAAGGATTTAATTTTCAAACAGGTGCTGGAGGAGTTTCTTTAGCTGTAGCAAAAGAATTAAAAGAAATCATGAAAAGAACTGGAGTTAAGGGTGGATTTGCTTCAGGAGGAATAACTGATTATTTAGTAGAAATGTTAGAAGAGGGATATTTTAAAAAACTTTATGATGTACAATGCTTTACTGTTGGTGCGACTGAATCTATCGTTAAAAATAAAAATCATATTAAAATGACAGCCAATGAATATGCAAATATAAATAACAAGAATAATATCGCAAACAAATTGGATTTTGTAATATTAGGTGCTTCTGAAGTGGACTTGAATTTTAATGTTAATGTAACAACTGGTTCAGATGGTGTCATTATTGGTGGTTCTGGGGGACATGCTGATACAGCGGCAGGTGCAAAGGTTTCAATTATTGTAAGTAAGTTGGTAAATTCTAGAAGGTCTGTTATCGTAGATAGAGTAAGAACGATCTCTACGCCAGGAGAAACAATAGATATAATTGTTACAGATAGAGGTATAGCAATTAATCCAAAAAGAACAGATCTTATAGAAAATCTTTCCAAAATAAAAAGCCTAGATATTGTGAATATTGAAGAACTTTATAGAAGAGCTATTAATTTAACAGGAAAACCTAAAAAAAGAAAGATCAGTGATGAAGTCGTGGCAATAAGCAAGTATAGGGATGGAACAATTTTAGATTTAATTTATAAAGTATGA
- a CDS encoding NAD(P)-dependent malic enzyme, which produces MSNIYELALKKHEEWKGKLSIELKAKLEDKDDLAIAYTPGVAEPCRKIAENKDNAYKYTWKGNTVAVISDGTAVLGLGDIGPEASLPVMEGKCVLFKKFGQVNAVPLVLDTKDPKEIINIVKAVAPTYGGINLEDISSPRCVQIERTLIEELDIPVFHDDQHGTAIVVTAALINALKIVNKRAEDITAVVSGTGAAGFSIIKMIEQLGVKNIYAFNRSGVLNKKHSQEYNFVKKEIAEITNLNEEDITLEEAMKKADLFIGVSGPKVLNKEMVSSMKKDSIVFAMANPEPEIGYEDAVEAGARVVGTGRSDFPNQINNVLAFPGLFKGALRAKAKKITEEMKMAAAVGIAKLVSKDELNEEYIIPSAFDDRVADIVADEVEKKAKELGITRE; this is translated from the coding sequence ATGTCAAATATTTACGAATTAGCATTAAAAAAACATGAGGAATGGAAGGGAAAGTTATCTATAGAATTAAAGGCTAAGTTAGAAGATAAGGATGATTTAGCTATTGCATATACTCCAGGAGTAGCTGAGCCTTGTAGGAAAATTGCAGAAAATAAAGATAATGCCTATAAATATACTTGGAAGGGAAATACTGTTGCAGTAATTTCTGACGGTACTGCTGTACTTGGCTTAGGAGATATAGGTCCGGAAGCGTCACTTCCGGTAATGGAAGGCAAGTGTGTTCTATTTAAAAAATTTGGACAGGTTAATGCTGTTCCCCTTGTACTAGATACGAAAGACCCTAAGGAAATAATTAATATAGTAAAGGCCGTTGCACCAACATATGGTGGAATTAACCTTGAAGATATTTCCTCTCCTAGATGTGTGCAAATCGAAAGAACCTTAATTGAGGAATTGGATATTCCGGTTTTTCATGATGACCAACATGGAACTGCTATTGTTGTTACAGCTGCACTTATTAATGCTTTGAAAATAGTAAACAAAAGAGCGGAAGATATTACAGCTGTAGTTTCAGGAACAGGGGCTGCAGGTTTTTCAATTATAAAGATGATAGAACAATTAGGTGTAAAAAACATATATGCCTTTAATAGATCAGGTGTATTAAATAAAAAACATTCACAGGAATATAATTTTGTAAAAAAAGAAATTGCAGAGATTACTAATTTAAATGAGGAAGACATAACACTTGAAGAAGCTATGAAAAAAGCGGATTTATTTATTGGTGTAAGTGGACCAAAGGTTTTAAATAAAGAAATGGTTTCATCTATGAAAAAGGATTCTATAGTATTTGCTATGGCAAATCCGGAACCGGAAATAGGTTATGAGGATGCAGTTGAGGCTGGAGCAAGAGTTGTTGGTACTGGTAGATCGGATTTTCCTAATCAAATTAACAATGTTTTAGCTTTTCCAGGTTTATTTAAGGGAGCTTTAAGAGCTAAGGCAAAAAAAATTACAGAGGAAATGAAAATGGCAGCAGCTGTAGGTATAGCAAAACTTGTTTCTAAGGATGAATTAAATGAAGAGTATATTATTCCTTCAGCATTTGATGATAGAGTTGCAGATATTGTTGCAGATGAAGTTGAAAAGAAAGCAAAAGAATTAGGAATTACTAGAGAGTAA
- the citD gene encoding citrate lyase acyl carrier protein, with protein MKLIRNGTCGSLQSNDCLVKVSKNSSNENKIIIESIVKEEFGEEIQEVIVNKLNELDIESCIVEIEDKGALNFTISARVETAIRRAI; from the coding sequence GTGAAATTAATAAGAAATGGAACTTGTGGAAGTTTACAGTCTAATGATTGTTTAGTAAAAGTTAGTAAAAATAGCAGTAATGAAAATAAGATAATTATAGAAAGTATAGTAAAGGAAGAATTTGGAGAAGAGATTCAAGAAGTTATAGTAAACAAATTAAATGAATTAGATATTGAATCATGTATTGTAGAGATTGAAGATAAAGGAGCTTTGAATTTCACCATATCTGCTCGGGTAGAAACTGCGATAAGGAGAGCAATATGA
- the citX gene encoding citrate lyase holo-[acyl-carrier protein] synthase, which yields MKNSSLIILNDREKRWNNFNKLINSSNRKSWIIIRANIPGNNKTSYLSNYLCYQGFKKIIENITIKEIYYYFGEDGLNIYFSTNEDSLSLKKKTILIEEQEIGRFIDVDVIDNGGIISRTDLNYERRKCYICDNDAIICVKKRKHSVDELIKFIEDSTTEFIFKDSKYIFKNIFELACIIELSRTFSYGCVNVIGNGSHSDMDLISFFKSIKLLGSYYIKDQFNNIKNFKDLRNLGKEIEKELFKITKGINTYKGLNFLVLFVSYAFFNNYSINDYSKIIKKLADNIYDDFNSNLNTNGYRINEKYNIKGIREIPYTGFEIVENIFCPYLKNFKNIQELNLIIMKYINDTTTINRCGIDQYYIFKNLVSEVINKKLSKEELDRYCLDKNISTGGAADIIIITIMYFLIYVYEEEGEISEINKKWNLWKFTV from the coding sequence ATGAAAAATAGTAGTTTAATAATTTTAAATGACAGAGAAAAAAGATGGAATAATTTTAATAAATTAATAAATTCAAGTAATAGAAAATCCTGGATTATTATCAGAGCTAATATTCCAGGAAATAATAAAACTTCATATTTGTCTAATTATTTATGTTATCAAGGTTTTAAAAAAATAATTGAAAATATAACAATAAAGGAAATTTATTATTATTTTGGCGAGGATGGTTTAAATATTTACTTTAGTACAAATGAAGATAGTTTATCTTTAAAGAAAAAAACCATCTTAATTGAAGAACAAGAAATAGGTAGGTTCATTGATGTAGATGTGATAGACAATGGTGGAATAATTTCTAGAACTGATTTAAACTATGAAAGAAGAAAATGTTATATTTGTGATAACGATGCAATAATATGTGTAAAAAAAAGAAAACATAGTGTAGACGAATTAATCAAATTTATTGAAGATAGCACTACAGAATTTATTTTCAAAGATAGTAAATATATATTTAAGAATATCTTTGAATTGGCTTGTATTATCGAACTATCAAGAACTTTTAGTTATGGTTGTGTGAATGTAATTGGCAATGGAAGTCATAGCGATATGGATTTAATAAGTTTTTTTAAATCCATAAAGTTATTAGGTTCTTATTATATTAAGGATCAATTTAATAATATAAAAAATTTTAAAGATTTAAGAAATTTAGGAAAAGAAATAGAAAAAGAGTTGTTTAAAATCACAAAGGGTATTAATACTTACAAAGGTTTAAATTTTTTAGTATTATTTGTTAGTTATGCTTTTTTTAATAATTATTCAATTAATGATTACTCTAAGATAATTAAAAAACTAGCAGATAATATATATGATGATTTTAATTCTAATCTAAATACAAACGGATATAGAATAAATGAAAAGTATAATATAAAGGGTATTAGAGAAATCCCTTATACAGGATTTGAAATAGTTGAAAATATATTTTGTCCTTATTTGAAAAATTTTAAAAATATACAAGAACTTAATTTAATAATTATGAAATATATTAATGACACCACTACAATTAACAGATGTGGAATAGATCAATATTATATATTTAAAAATTTAGTTTCAGAAGTAATAAATAAAAAGTTATCTAAAGAAGAGTTGGATAGATATTGCTTAGATAAAAATATAAGCACAGGAGGTGCTGCAGATATAATAATTATAACAATAATGTATTTTCTAATATATGTTTATGAGGAGGAAGGTGAGATAAGTGAAATTAATAAGAAATGGAACTTGTGGAAGTTTACAGTCTAA
- a CDS encoding 2-hydroxycarboxylate transporter family protein, translated as MKDIKILGMKLPIVLLIAVVIVVAIALGVLPSGMVGAFLFLMVFGEILNLIGNNTPIVKTFLGGGPIVVILVGSFLVYKKILPEADVESIGTFMNAGGFLDFYIAALITGSILGMNRKLLIKAAIRYLPCIIGGVAAALGLVAIFAGIAGYTPGEAIAYIGIPIMGGGMGAGAVPISKVFESALNIPAAQIMSKLVPAVALGNAMAIVAGGLLDKLGKIKPSLTGNGQLMRIDDGSLVEEKKEERKMELVDYGKGIVVATAFFTFGAIIATILKNGIGPIKIDIHTYAWMIVSVAIAKATNIIPENIQEACAGWYQFVAKNFTAALLLGIGIEYTDLGDIIAALSPQYFVLVLLVIIGAILGSGFIGRLVGFYPIEAAITAGLCMANMGGTGDVAVLTASKRMELMPFAQISSRLGGAFIIFLASILVPIFFG; from the coding sequence ATGAAGGATATTAAAATTTTAGGAATGAAATTGCCGATAGTTTTATTAATAGCAGTTGTTATTGTAGTGGCAATAGCTTTAGGAGTTTTACCATCGGGAATGGTAGGAGCGTTTTTGTTTTTAATGGTATTTGGTGAAATCCTTAATTTAATAGGAAACAATACACCAATCGTAAAAACCTTTTTAGGAGGAGGACCTATAGTCGTAATACTTGTGGGATCTTTTTTGGTATATAAAAAAATATTACCAGAAGCTGATGTAGAGAGTATAGGTACTTTTATGAACGCGGGTGGATTTTTAGATTTTTATATAGCAGCTTTAATAACTGGTTCAATTTTAGGGATGAATAGAAAATTACTTATAAAAGCGGCAATAAGATATTTACCATGTATTATTGGAGGAGTGGCTGCTGCTTTAGGACTTGTAGCTATTTTTGCGGGGATAGCTGGTTACACACCAGGAGAGGCAATAGCTTATATAGGAATACCAATAATGGGTGGTGGAATGGGAGCAGGAGCAGTTCCAATATCTAAAGTATTTGAATCAGCATTAAATATTCCTGCAGCTCAAATAATGTCTAAACTTGTTCCTGCCGTAGCTTTAGGTAATGCTATGGCAATAGTAGCAGGTGGATTATTAGATAAACTTGGTAAAATAAAACCATCTTTAACAGGTAATGGGCAACTTATGAGAATTGATGATGGCTCCTTAGTAGAAGAAAAAAAAGAAGAAAGAAAAATGGAATTAGTAGATTATGGAAAGGGAATAGTAGTAGCAACAGCATTTTTTACTTTCGGAGCAATAATTGCAACAATATTAAAAAATGGAATAGGACCTATAAAAATAGATATACATACATATGCATGGATGATAGTATCTGTAGCAATAGCAAAAGCTACAAATATAATACCGGAAAACATCCAAGAGGCATGTGCAGGATGGTATCAATTTGTTGCTAAGAACTTTACAGCTGCTTTATTACTTGGAATTGGTATTGAATATACTGATCTTGGTGATATTATAGCTGCATTATCGCCACAATATTTTGTACTTGTATTATTAGTAATAATAGGTGCAATACTAGGTTCAGGATTTATAGGTAGATTAGTAGGTTTCTATCCAATAGAAGCAGCGATTACAGCTGGATTATGTATGGCAAATATGGGAGGAACAGGAGATGTTGCAGTATTAACAGCATCAAAAAGAATGGAATTAATGCCATTTGCTCAAATATCTTCAAGACTTGGTGGGGCATTTATCATATTTCTAGCATCTATTTTAGTACCTATATTTTTTGGATAG
- a CDS encoding methionine ABC transporter permease, whose product MTYEQVWEVVAPATLETLYMVFVSSIIAVILGLPLAVILVVTREDGISPSSYIYNFLSTVINIFRSIPFAILIMILLGLSRIIVGKVIGPTAFIVPLTVASIPFVARLMEGYFLDMDKGLIEAAKAMGSTNSQIILKVMIPETMPMIINGIVMTIINIIGYSAMAGFIGGGGLGAVALTYGHQRSITILLWVPVILLVIIVQIVQIIGNYLNRKINKK is encoded by the coding sequence ATGACTTATGAACAAGTTTGGGAAGTAGTAGCGCCGGCAACTTTAGAAACTTTGTATATGGTTTTTGTTTCTTCAATAATAGCTGTAATACTAGGTTTACCATTAGCTGTTATTTTAGTAGTTACAAGGGAAGATGGAATATCTCCATCTAGCTATATCTATAATTTTTTAAGTACGGTTATTAATATTTTTAGATCCATTCCCTTTGCGATTTTAATAATGATACTATTGGGATTATCCAGAATTATTGTAGGAAAGGTAATAGGTCCAACGGCCTTTATTGTTCCATTGACAGTAGCCTCTATTCCTTTTGTTGCAAGATTAATGGAAGGTTATTTTTTAGACATGGATAAAGGACTAATAGAAGCAGCTAAGGCTATGGGGTCAACTAATTCTCAAATAATTTTAAAAGTTATGATTCCGGAAACCATGCCTATGATAATTAACGGTATTGTAATGACCATTATAAATATAATAGGATATTCTGCAATGGCCGGCTTTATAGGTGGTGGAGGGTTAGGAGCAGTAGCCTTAACCTATGGACATCAAAGGTCAATAACAATTCTACTATGGGTACCGGTAATTTTACTTGTAATAATAGTGCAGATTGTACAAATAATAGGTAATTACTTAAATAGAAAAATAAATAAAAAATAG